The Geothrix sp. genome window below encodes:
- the dnaG gene encoding DNA primase: protein MRDREIVERVRDATDLLALVGQAVKLRKQGSAHVGLCPFHAERSPSFQVVANRGFYHCFGCGKHGDAFAWLMEREGMTFPEALEQLARAAGIDLPQRRERPTAEVDLETRMRSALEAAQSFYERQLERSEAARAYLRRRGYEGPFVVEAGFGVAPDGWDALVTHLRSLDFSGELLEQAGLVSRSERGTQIDFLRNRLTLPIHDARGRIVAFGGRLMGDGQPKYLNTRDTPLFHKGETLFGFHRAKGAMKDGALVVEGYFDVLQLHQHGIHQAVAPLGTALTEEHLKALGRFTRRVILCFDGDAAGRRAMEKSLRMALPLGFEVRLLELPQGEDPDTWCLKLGGDAFRDLLRTAPDWTAFMVDRAMEGKDLRRITDRMGAFKDLLDFLPYLPRTTESRDLFASLAHQLQVPLQELDRAVRGRQAPAQGPDEPPPSQSAPPEVDDLVRSLLLLSTAGHWRRVQEVPPAWWENLPGAPLLQALLDAEGDPTQLPGGALAAIRHLEAQASHKDEAGRDADSLFAKLEGRYLDREIQANNRLLQDPRTLVDAALTKQVEIRQNDLLLRQKKLSQQRRITR from the coding sequence ATGCGTGACCGCGAAATCGTCGAGCGCGTCCGGGACGCCACGGACCTCCTGGCCCTGGTGGGTCAGGCGGTGAAGCTGCGCAAGCAGGGTTCGGCCCATGTGGGCCTCTGTCCCTTCCACGCGGAACGGAGCCCCAGCTTCCAGGTGGTGGCCAACCGGGGTTTCTACCACTGCTTTGGTTGCGGCAAGCACGGGGATGCTTTCGCCTGGCTCATGGAGCGTGAGGGCATGACTTTCCCCGAGGCCCTGGAGCAGCTGGCCCGGGCCGCGGGTATCGACCTGCCCCAGCGCCGGGAGCGGCCCACTGCCGAGGTGGACCTGGAAACCCGCATGCGGTCGGCGCTGGAGGCCGCCCAGTCCTTCTATGAACGCCAGCTCGAACGCAGCGAGGCGGCTCGCGCCTACCTGCGCCGACGGGGCTACGAAGGTCCTTTCGTGGTCGAAGCGGGCTTCGGCGTGGCGCCGGATGGCTGGGATGCTCTGGTGACGCACCTCCGAAGCCTGGATTTCTCGGGCGAGCTGCTGGAGCAGGCGGGCCTGGTCAGCCGCAGCGAGCGCGGCACGCAGATCGACTTCCTCCGCAACCGCCTCACCCTGCCCATCCACGACGCCCGGGGTCGCATCGTGGCCTTCGGCGGGCGCCTCATGGGCGATGGCCAACCGAAGTATCTGAACACCCGCGATACGCCCCTCTTCCACAAGGGCGAAACCCTCTTCGGTTTCCACCGGGCCAAGGGCGCCATGAAGGACGGAGCCCTGGTGGTGGAAGGCTATTTCGATGTGCTTCAGCTCCACCAGCACGGCATCCACCAGGCCGTGGCGCCCCTGGGCACCGCCCTCACCGAAGAGCACCTGAAGGCCCTGGGCCGCTTCACCCGCCGGGTCATCCTCTGCTTCGACGGCGATGCGGCCGGCCGGCGGGCCATGGAAAAGAGCCTGAGGATGGCGCTGCCACTGGGGTTCGAGGTCCGCCTGCTGGAGCTGCCCCAGGGCGAGGATCCCGACACCTGGTGCCTCAAACTGGGTGGCGACGCCTTCCGCGATCTGCTGCGCACCGCGCCGGACTGGACCGCTTTCATGGTGGACCGGGCCATGGAGGGCAAGGACCTGCGCCGCATCACGGACCGCATGGGCGCCTTCAAGGACCTGCTGGACTTCCTGCCCTACCTGCCCCGCACCACGGAAAGCCGGGATCTCTTCGCCAGCCTCGCCCATCAGCTCCAGGTCCCCCTGCAGGAGCTGGACCGGGCGGTGCGTGGCCGCCAGGCGCCGGCCCAGGGTCCCGACGAGCCCCCCCCCAGCCAATCCGCGCCCCCAGAAGTGGATGACCTCGTCCGCAGCCTCCTCCTGCTGAGCACCGCGGGGCATTGGCGGCGGGTCCAGGAGGTTCCACCGGCCTGGTGGGAAAACCTTCCTGGAGCGCCGCTGCTCCAGGCCCTCCTGGATGCTGAGGGCGATCCCACCCAGCTGCCAGGAGGCGCCCTGGCCGCCATCCGCCACCTGGAGGCCCAGGCCAGCCACAAGGATGAAGCCGGCCGGGATGCTGATTCTTTATTCGCGAAGCTGGAAGGCCGATACCTGGATCGGGAGATTCAGGCCAACAATCGCCTGCTCCAGGATCCCCGCACCCTCGTGGACGCAGCTCTCACGAAACAGGTGGAGATCCGCCAGAACGACCTGCTGCTGCGCCAGAAGAAGCTTTCCCAGCAGCGGCGAATCACCCGGTGA